A window of Polaribacter litorisediminis contains these coding sequences:
- a CDS encoding GatB/YqeY domain-containing protein translates to MSLQKQVMDKMKVAMKAKDTVALQALRAVKSAFLLAKTASGVQEEITEEQELQIIQKQVKQRKDSAAIFIKQGRQDLADPELAEIAVLEQFLPEALSEEKIEEVVLATIQKLGASGMQDMGKVMGMVSKELSGQADGKTISILVKKNLLN, encoded by the coding sequence ATGAGTTTGCAGAAACAGGTAATGGACAAGATGAAAGTAGCTATGAAAGCAAAAGATACCGTTGCTTTACAAGCTTTAAGAGCAGTGAAATCGGCTTTTTTATTGGCTAAAACAGCTAGTGGCGTTCAAGAAGAAATTACGGAAGAACAAGAGCTACAAATTATACAGAAGCAAGTAAAACAAAGAAAAGATAGTGCTGCTATTTTTATAAAACAAGGCAGGCAAGATTTAGCAGATCCTGAATTAGCAGAAATTGCTGTTTTAGAGCAGTTTTTACCAGAAGCCTTATCCGAAGAAAAAATTGAAGAAGTAGTGCTTGCTACAATTCAGAAATTAGGAGCATCCGGAATGCAAGATATGGGCAAAGTGATGGGTATGGTTTCTAAAGAACTTTCTGGTCAGGCAGACGGAAAAACAATTTCTATTTTGGTGAAAAAGAATTTGTTGAATTAA